A portion of the Mycoplasmopsis mustelae genome contains these proteins:
- a CDS encoding thioredoxin family protein, whose protein sequence is MLTEANKEQVLEAMKSPKAKLVVFYAEWCGPCRMYKSSLDELADKDHMEILRFNIDSDKHFAREMGVETIPFSKVYENGALVKQFTGFRPYEALKDEIKNFLK, encoded by the coding sequence ATGTTAACAGAAGCAAATAAAGAACAAGTTTTAGAAGCTATGAAATCTCCTAAAGCTAAATTAGTTGTATTTTATGCTGAATGATGTGGTCCATGTAGAATGTATAAATCTTCATTAGATGAATTAGCCGATAAAGATCATATGGAAATTTTGAGATTTAACATCGACAGCGATAAACACTTTGCAAGAGAAATGGGTGTTGAAACAATTCCGTTTTCTAAAGTTTATGAAAATGGAGCACTTGTAAAACAATTTACTGGATTTAGACCATACGAAGCTTTAAAAGATGAAATTAAAAACTTTTTAAAATAA
- a CDS encoding alpha-amylase family glycosyl hydrolase, with protein sequence MKISKILSFATILTSLITLSCAHNYNKDADIKQLLKSKTNLKGWNNAAFVKMNQESMQNLTYADEAENQEFQAPFIKKPKSNTMYQLTVYSFADGNNDGIGDFIGLSNNLDYFINLGIDTLYLSPFHPASTYHGYDVIDYTKVAPELGGMSAFDTFIKKAHQNGIRVVMDMVLNHTSYEHPWFQKALLGDVKYQNYYHFIDGINTANDTNLRQNFKNVNHNLKDTNKHYIATFWAGMPDLNLNNPDVLKEINYIHEFWTKKGIDGFRYDAFYHYFNKQNRNIDIDGRKTAKLFTNWRTVVETQLRNSNKANVLRDSEVAFMFGEWWKSVYEAQKYQTSGIFNQLALGSVIDGVHYKYQLHPYITSDDEETLINNLNKPFDRKWMPFLDNHDVDRWIANYKNKVSKTSLNLTSHQLTSQERSAYLAAIYSLLSRGGLPILYNGNELLMQGGNKAHGDANVREAFYWKDLNKRVYFKDERSGDVIETKASVGEGYLEDIVAKKNGAYELTKQLILLRKQYPSLSIQDEKYIVNPSEIIVNASSYPNNLTVRKNDDDTYILVVYSDSLDDFKIELKSSYHFNRVLINQSFKINGKIMESTSPQKIGVFLISRS encoded by the coding sequence ATGAAAATATCAAAAATATTATCTTTTGCAACAATACTAACAAGTTTAATCACTTTATCTTGTGCACACAATTATAACAAAGATGCCGATATCAAACAACTTCTTAAATCTAAAACAAATTTAAAGGGTTGAAATAATGCTGCTTTTGTTAAAATGAATCAAGAAAGTATGCAAAACTTAACCTATGCAGATGAAGCAGAGAATCAAGAATTCCAAGCACCATTTATAAAAAAACCGAAATCAAACACAATGTATCAGTTAACGGTTTATTCATTTGCAGATGGAAATAATGATGGAATCGGTGATTTTATTGGACTCAGTAATAATTTAGACTATTTTATCAACCTGGGAATTGATACTTTATATCTCTCGCCCTTTCATCCAGCATCCACATATCACGGCTACGATGTTATTGATTATACTAAAGTTGCACCTGAATTAGGTGGGATGTCTGCATTTGATACATTTATCAAAAAAGCACATCAAAACGGAATTAGAGTGGTTATGGATATGGTTTTAAATCATACATCATATGAGCATCCGTGATTTCAAAAAGCATTATTAGGTGATGTAAAATATCAAAATTACTATCATTTTATTGATGGCATCAATACTGCTAATGATACAAATTTAAGGCAGAATTTTAAAAACGTAAATCATAATTTAAAAGATACTAATAAACATTATATAGCAACTTTTTGAGCAGGGATGCCTGATTTAAATTTAAATAATCCAGATGTATTAAAGGAAATTAATTATATTCACGAATTTTGAACTAAAAAAGGTATTGATGGTTTTAGATACGATGCTTTTTATCACTACTTCAACAAACAAAATAGAAATATAGATATTGATGGCAGAAAGACAGCAAAATTATTTACAAACTGAAGAACTGTGGTTGAAACACAATTACGTAATTCAAATAAAGCAAATGTCTTAAGAGATTCTGAGGTTGCATTTATGTTTGGAGAATGATGAAAATCAGTATATGAAGCACAAAAATATCAAACCAGTGGCATTTTTAATCAATTAGCACTAGGAAGTGTTATTGATGGGGTTCACTATAAATATCAATTACACCCCTACATTACTTCAGATGACGAAGAAACACTTATCAATAATTTAAATAAACCTTTTGATAGAAAATGAATGCCCTTTTTAGACAATCATGATGTAGATAGATGAATAGCAAACTATAAAAATAAAGTTAGTAAAACAAGTTTAAATTTAACTTCTCATCAATTAACTTCCCAAGAACGTTCTGCTTATTTAGCCGCTATTTATTCACTACTATCGCGCGGTGGGTTACCAATTTTGTATAACGGAAATGAATTATTAATGCAAGGAGGAAATAAAGCGCACGGTGATGCTAATGTTCGCGAAGCGTTTTATTGAAAAGATTTAAATAAGCGTGTTTATTTTAAAGATGAACGTAGTGGAGATGTTATTGAGACCAAAGCATCAGTAGGTGAAGGTTATCTTGAAGATATTGTTGCAAAGAAAAATGGTGCATATGAACTTACTAAACAACTGATTTTGTTAAGAAAACAATACCCATCGCTTTCAATTCAAGATGAAAAATATATAGTTAATCCAAGTGAAATTATTGTTAATGCAAGCTCTTACCCAAATAATTTAACAGTTCGTAAAAACGATGATGATACTTATATTTTAGTAGTTTATAGTGATTCGTTAGATGATTTTAAAATTGAATTGAAGTCAAGTTATCATTTTAATCGTGTATTAATTAATCAAAGTTTTAAAATAAATGGAAAAATAATGGAAAGCACATCTCCACAAAAAATAGGCGTTTTTCTTATTTCTAGATCATAA
- a CDS encoding S8 family serine peptidase — MKIRKLIKILSGTILISIVPLSLSAVFTNKSRNIKKYDNLFNDLWDKLGITERSDKKIKIGIIDSGLVDYRMLKFNGKTAIKFDNDFNEDNYSIIDSYNNKSINFGKIIYNPSLNDSSVYKKNELSWKNTFTEYWEENEHATQIASIIAGDAGLLKNAEIYSTSYNRTYPTTSLNILKENLEFFRKNIVKFINMSFSSYYNDFYDLDKIKEDFEKNNFDKIKYKINTLKSLIYTDYPDIASLIDEYAYKYNMKFFISSGNRRTKVLEMVNQTRKWISDELNKDGVGKIKRLFLKALLNVLDPKLDFWKKTSPYQRTKNTFIVGAYDIKNDEIENFSNGKINKFDDSPLGVAPDNFSDKSLLLIDEPYSTETDLDDPDPERWLGTSFSTPVLLAMSALLESIKRPDSSFDVPELKAILAASFSIKKYKKDIFNLPDNIGFSYADWNRMKFYADNVVKFRISDLLNDSSGFDYTRYITGSDKYLLVLSNYSDLFKLSNSERKEISKEEIDNHVNLFNTNLHGSIFATPEWIYKQYHVSSMNFNYDNVLGNTSASTNRFGLYDDKNYNGLPYEYTVYIKLKDSFKNWDLSSKYAYSILSDVTATNETRYKLGV, encoded by the coding sequence ATGAAAATAAGAAAATTAATAAAAATTTTATCAGGTACAATTTTAATTTCTATTGTACCACTTTCTCTTTCCGCTGTTTTTACAAATAAATCTAGAAATATAAAAAAATATGATAACTTATTTAATGATTTATGAGATAAATTAGGGATTACTGAAAGATCTGATAAAAAAATTAAAATAGGTATAATCGATTCTGGATTGGTTGATTATAGAATGCTTAAATTTAATGGTAAAACTGCTATAAAATTTGATAATGATTTTAATGAAGATAATTATAGTATTATAGACTCGTATAATAATAAAAGCATTAATTTTGGGAAAATTATTTATAATCCGAGTTTGAATGATTCATCTGTTTATAAAAAAAATGAATTATCGTGAAAAAACACATTTACTGAATATTGAGAAGAGAATGAACATGCGACACAAATTGCCTCGATAATAGCAGGTGATGCCGGACTTTTAAAAAATGCTGAAATTTATTCAACAAGTTATAATAGAACATATCCAACAACGAGCTTAAATATTCTAAAAGAAAATTTAGAGTTTTTTCGTAAAAATATTGTTAAATTCATAAATATGAGTTTTTCAAGTTACTATAATGATTTTTATGATTTAGATAAGATAAAAGAGGATTTTGAAAAGAATAATTTTGATAAAATTAAATATAAAATTAATACCTTAAAATCATTGATATATACCGATTATCCTGATATTGCATCATTAATAGATGAATACGCATATAAATATAATATGAAGTTTTTTATTTCATCAGGTAATAGAAGAACAAAAGTTTTAGAGATGGTCAATCAAACTAGAAAATGAATATCTGATGAACTAAATAAAGATGGAGTAGGGAAAATAAAGAGATTATTTTTAAAAGCGCTATTGAATGTTTTAGATCCTAAATTAGATTTTTGAAAAAAGACTTCTCCTTATCAAAGAACAAAGAACACTTTTATAGTGGGAGCATATGATATAAAAAATGATGAAATAGAAAATTTCTCAAATGGCAAAATCAATAAATTTGATGATTCTCCATTAGGAGTAGCTCCGGATAATTTTTCTGATAAGTCTTTATTGTTAATTGATGAACCTTACTCAACCGAAACCGACTTAGATGATCCCGATCCAGAAAGATGGTTAGGAACAAGTTTTTCTACCCCTGTCTTACTCGCAATGTCCGCACTTCTTGAGTCTATAAAGAGACCTGATTCATCTTTTGATGTACCTGAATTAAAAGCTATATTAGCAGCAAGTTTTTCTATAAAAAAATATAAAAAAGACATTTTTAATTTACCTGATAACATAGGTTTTAGTTATGCAGATTGAAATAGAATGAAATTTTATGCAGATAATGTCGTTAAATTCAGAATTAGTGATTTACTTAATGATAGTAGCGGATTTGATTATACTCGTTATATAACGGGATCAGATAAATATCTTTTAGTCTTATCTAACTATTCAGATTTATTTAAACTATCAAATTCTGAAAGAAAAGAAATTAGCAAAGAAGAAATAGATAATCATGTAAATCTTTTTAATACAAATCTTCACGGTAGTATATTTGCTACACCAGAATGAATTTATAAACAATACCATGTTTCATCAATGAATTTTAATTATGATAATGTTTTAGGTAATACTTCAGCATCCACAAACAGATTTGGGTTATATGATGATAAAAATTATAATGGTTTGCCTTATGAATACACAGTTTATATTAAACTAAAAGATAGTTTTAAAAATTGGGATTTGAGCTCTAAATATGCATACTCTATACTTTCTGATGTTACTGCAACAAATGAAACAAGATATAAATTAGGAGTATAA
- a CDS encoding HinT-interacting membrane complex protein P80, with amino-acid sequence MAKRKKTFFEKLTELNDSYEDRQKKLKTNRRKRNRINIAILSALGVCVVAGISIPLAINTTKVNYIQPKSDNEVILEQRDNDKVVNKVNVGEITKLLSDPNHLTNQKIDDLYRRAIFYFYNEEVKASKQYQNLYNNSLSNDESLKSDIELKSLNKIRLEKRQILNDDRNNIEKNYPYDTFETTWNKKLQSDEYGHSKNIDEAVEYLTFKEVENEAKRRFSIEAKVVDLKDIKRNATRDIDATDENGNPIKDASGNQKILFKQGENVLPYYQENKTYFIDSKQPNKAVIFTTKSYVADLKDPSTIIAKYFSKNNINIATTVLLPGVVNNDLTLPFSFDKDNAKEKLINILKYTVTKNTDSNVTFSQNIDFLKNISDAVYNTTLQSNETLDRFNRRKRRFEFYLNNLTLTKPETLATNGIQSYDDMLNQNVDLALAAQSSTLFETQTTKLPEIDLNEIFKLPSGINPERETIIQSKLQQAQTLVTKNNPNDGRKITNLIEEVNKNIEILINSMTAQQFSDYVRARFNDNFNVVVHSTDKYLSFAYRVKNKPDFLIIPTEKGLMLYKNQEITSLDQFKTFIKTDLENLLLGNNTNFKITDKLSLNPNKEQLLVAALSDQGFVNELLKTTNPFSPSKQTENFKQSDLDAIKENVLAMSEGSVQTKFISDIEKVNKWIKDTYNKKNSLNIAFDKTDAKLKIAYFDKSNQQFTYSSNNAFDLIQNTLRSQLQKGEK; translated from the coding sequence AATTCTTTCTGCGTTAGGTGTTTGTGTGGTTGCCGGTATTTCAATTCCCTTAGCCATTAATACAACAAAAGTTAATTACATACAACCAAAATCTGATAATGAAGTTATTTTAGAACAGAGAGATAATGATAAAGTTGTTAACAAAGTAAATGTTGGTGAAATCACAAAATTACTAAGTGATCCAAATCATTTGACAAACCAAAAAATTGATGATTTGTATAGACGAGCTATTTTTTATTTTTATAATGAAGAAGTAAAAGCATCAAAACAGTATCAAAACTTATATAACAATTCTTTATCTAACGACGAAAGCTTAAAAAGTGATATAGAGTTAAAATCATTAAATAAAATTCGTTTAGAAAAACGTCAAATACTTAATGATGACAGAAATAATATAGAAAAAAATTATCCATATGATACTTTTGAAACTACATGAAATAAAAAACTACAATCAGACGAATATGGACATAGTAAAAATATTGATGAAGCAGTTGAATATTTAACTTTCAAAGAAGTTGAAAATGAAGCTAAAAGACGCTTTAGTATTGAAGCAAAAGTAGTTGATTTAAAAGATATTAAACGAAACGCAACACGTGATATAGATGCAACTGACGAAAATGGTAATCCAATTAAAGATGCAAGTGGAAATCAAAAAATCTTATTTAAACAAGGTGAAAATGTTTTGCCTTACTATCAAGAAAATAAGACATACTTTATTGATTCAAAACAACCAAATAAAGCAGTTATTTTTACCACTAAATCATATGTTGCGGATTTAAAAGACCCTAGCACAATCATTGCTAAATATTTTTCTAAAAATAATATTAACATTGCAACAACTGTGCTGCTACCTGGTGTTGTTAATAATGATTTAACTTTACCTTTTAGTTTTGATAAAGATAACGCAAAAGAAAAATTGATAAATATTTTAAAATATACCGTAACTAAAAATACTGATTCAAATGTAACTTTTTCTCAAAATATTGATTTTCTTAAAAATATTTCAGACGCAGTTTATAACACCACTTTACAATCTAATGAAACATTGGATCGTTTTAATAGAAGGAAACGTCGTTTTGAATTTTATTTAAATAATTTAACTTTAACAAAACCGGAAACATTGGCAACTAATGGTATTCAAAGTTATGATGATATGTTAAATCAAAATGTTGATTTAGCTTTAGCGGCACAAAGTTCAACACTTTTTGAAACCCAAACTACAAAGTTGCCCGAAATTGATTTAAATGAAATTTTTAAATTACCAAGTGGAATTAATCCTGAAAGAGAAACAATTATTCAATCAAAATTGCAACAGGCACAAACTCTAGTAACTAAAAATAATCCTAATGATGGTCGTAAAATTACTAATTTAATTGAAGAGGTTAACAAAAACATTGAAATTTTAATTAATTCAATGACTGCACAACAGTTCTCAGATTATGTTAGAGCCAGATTTAATGATAACTTTAATGTGGTTGTTCATTCTACTGATAAATATTTATCATTTGCATATAGAGTAAAAAACAAACCGGACTTTTTAATCATACCTACAGAGAAAGGTTTGATGCTTTATAAAAATCAAGAAATTACATCATTAGATCAATTTAAAACATTTATAAAAACAGATTTAGAAAATTTATTATTAGGTAATAATACTAATTTTAAGATAACAGATAAATTAAGTTTAAATCCGAATAAAGAACAACTTTTAGTTGCCGCTTTAAGTGATCAAGGTTTCGTTAATGAATTACTAAAAACCACTAATCCATTTTCACCATCTAAGCAAACGGAAAACTTTAAACAAAGCGATTTAGATGCAATTAAGGAAAATGTTTTAGCAATGTCTGAAGGAAGTGTGCAAACTAAGTTTATCAGCGATATTGAAAAAGTTAATAAATGAATCAAAGATACTTATAACAAGAAAAATTCTTTAAATATTGCGTTTGATAAAACTGATGCAAAACTAAAAATTGCTTATTTTGATAAAAGTAACCAACAATTTACATATAGTAGTAATAATGCTTTTGATTTAATACAAAATACACTTAGATCACAATTACAAAAAGGAGAAAAATAA
- a CDS encoding ABC transporter permease subunit — protein sequence MEKLKLYNWYGESFDAILPQTSGNLKAYKKQVKNIFLRTKDKINAQTNIDKDLFLRARSKLNANLKRQLNSHYVAYKNKISVLRDSIKKLSFCENINSLLNFELKKIQKNLKDIRVYAKDYVYSLSKSADELEVKIAHIKKLQNSTRLSETETFKKYIIFSVLKIYLNKIKDTDFELTKIHQFLLPNELSYLQKLGDKANIFFKTFYQSIEQQRLSLVARKNELQRKYSSTYKLQKELYLKEKENIILNTKQKILEIEYEYTNKAADLKQRAKQQKQLSLFKIEEQKQNILSKEANNKAIVDKIKNKSKIEVKHLYYQYQHQKSFYKQRAILQNYKDLYLFLSKNQLNLPNFDFTIKNLNTSKLKLKNQEIWNSLKEFQKQNASALVDIAFQTYLNLINQKRNNYEFNLLLKSQYKHLLSKSKSSYTYEGDFLSAESKALKEKFIDNRTTRLKFCEERIKSKVALFNFKHLTVKQLQALSKEYNREINLANINKIKHEIIIQQLQILENQHKDNLANLNLQLEQKLITTDDFNDAKLNLENQLLLDKTYLVNKFNTVYANEKAEIKVKYKNIKEVYKQNIKKLKAKIKTKEITKAAFKNKKIEVKIEYKESKIETKLQSKILSNKEILKTSFWRELAEMKVNSKIYDSKITEAQKTIPTETMKNLRWLSLILGIVLPGLPEITMFKQYLKGAIMLFVSVLVWALIIPFSFGYYWNKMGGIPGFGDLGANSHNIDLGELPDARIYLFGGVISVILMVLVLIYFITSGMVAYRVARNLEFGSRPSKWSHTKRWLKTGGYPWIISILGWILMIFVVATPIITSILISFTNYGYQHSAPAQTVDWVGLKNWGYWWTFRKAGLFQSLGRVFYWTAIWTVFSTFLPISLGIIIAILTNNQRIKFKKFFRLIYILPWAIPAFVTLSFLRSSFAPGEVGYINKILLELKLINNPINWLNQISSARILVIVVQTWIGYAFIFMLVTGNLQSIPKDIYEAGSVDGAKGRQLFWYLTLPSLLISIAPMLIGQFVGAFNNFTTISIFTGGGPNFENSSAFGEASTDIIISWVYKITSNAIQVEGNQAFAAALTTFAALISIAIGARGFIKTMSRRD from the coding sequence ATGGAAAAGTTGAAATTATATAACTGATATGGTGAATCATTTGATGCTATCTTACCACAAACGTCTGGTAATTTAAAGGCTTACAAAAAACAAGTTAAAAACATTTTTTTAAGAACAAAAGACAAAATTAATGCACAAACAAATATAGATAAAGACTTATTTTTACGTGCAAGAAGTAAATTAAATGCAAATTTAAAGCGTCAATTAAATTCTCACTATGTTGCTTACAAAAATAAAATTTCAGTACTTAGGGATTCAATTAAGAAATTATCTTTTTGCGAAAATATTAATTCTTTACTAAATTTTGAGCTCAAAAAAATTCAAAAAAACTTAAAAGACATTAGAGTTTATGCAAAAGATTATGTTTATTCGTTATCTAAATCAGCCGATGAATTAGAAGTAAAGATAGCACATATTAAAAAATTACAAAATAGCACCCGTTTATCTGAAACAGAAACCTTTAAGAAATACATCATTTTTAGTGTTTTAAAAATATATTTAAATAAAATTAAAGATACAGATTTTGAATTGACTAAAATACATCAATTCTTACTACCAAATGAATTAAGTTATTTACAAAAATTAGGTGATAAAGCAAACATTTTTTTTAAAACATTTTATCAGTCTATAGAACAACAAAGACTTTCGTTAGTTGCTCGTAAAAATGAATTGCAAAGAAAATATTCAAGCACATATAAACTACAAAAAGAGTTATACCTCAAAGAGAAAGAAAATATTATTTTAAATACTAAACAAAAAATCTTAGAAATTGAATATGAATATACTAACAAAGCTGCTGATTTAAAACAACGAGCAAAACAACAAAAACAGCTTTCGTTATTTAAAATTGAGGAACAAAAACAGAATATTTTGTCCAAAGAAGCCAACAACAAGGCGATTGTAGATAAAATTAAAAATAAGAGTAAAATTGAAGTAAAACATTTATACTATCAATATCAACATCAAAAAAGTTTTTATAAGCAACGAGCAATATTACAAAATTATAAAGATCTATATTTGTTTTTGTCTAAAAATCAACTCAATTTGCCAAATTTTGATTTTACAATTAAAAATTTAAATACAAGCAAGTTAAAATTAAAAAATCAAGAAATTTGAAATTCCTTAAAAGAATTTCAAAAGCAAAATGCAAGTGCATTGGTTGATATTGCGTTTCAAACTTATTTAAATTTAATAAATCAAAAACGTAATAATTACGAATTTAATTTATTACTAAAATCACAATATAAACATTTATTATCAAAATCTAAAAGTTCTTATACTTATGAAGGGGATTTTTTAAGTGCTGAATCAAAGGCTTTAAAAGAAAAGTTTATTGACAATCGTACCACAAGATTAAAATTTTGTGAGGAAAGAATAAAATCAAAAGTTGCTTTATTTAATTTTAAACACTTAACAGTAAAACAACTACAAGCTTTATCAAAAGAATATAATCGCGAGATTAATTTAGCGAATATTAATAAAATTAAGCACGAAATAATAATACAACAACTCCAAATCCTTGAAAATCAACACAAGGATAATCTTGCAAATTTGAACTTACAATTAGAACAAAAGTTAATTACAACTGATGATTTTAATGATGCTAAATTAAATTTAGAAAATCAATTGTTACTTGATAAAACATATTTAGTGAATAAATTTAACACTGTTTATGCTAATGAAAAAGCAGAAATTAAAGTTAAATATAAGAATATCAAAGAAGTTTATAAACAAAATATAAAGAAACTCAAAGCAAAAATTAAAACCAAAGAAATCACAAAAGCAGCATTTAAAAATAAAAAAATAGAAGTTAAAATAGAATATAAAGAGTCTAAAATTGAAACTAAGTTACAATCCAAAATTCTTTCAAATAAAGAAATTTTAAAAACTTCATTTTGGCGTGAATTAGCTGAAATGAAAGTAAATTCTAAGATTTACGATAGTAAAATTACTGAAGCTCAAAAGACAATACCGACTGAAACGATGAAAAACTTAAGATGATTGTCATTGATTTTAGGTATTGTCTTACCTGGGTTGCCAGAAATTACAATGTTTAAACAATATCTAAAAGGTGCAATAATGTTATTTGTTTCCGTTTTGGTTTGAGCATTAATTATTCCTTTTTCTTTTGGATATTACTGAAATAAAATGGGTGGAATACCAGGTTTTGGTGATTTAGGAGCAAATTCTCATAACATTGATTTAGGTGAATTACCGGATGCCAGAATTTATTTATTTGGTGGTGTCATTAGTGTTATTTTAATGGTCTTAGTCCTAATTTATTTTATTACATCTGGCATGGTTGCTTATCGTGTTGCTAGAAACTTAGAATTTGGATCACGTCCAAGTAAATGATCACATACCAAACGTTGACTTAAAACTGGTGGTTATCCTTGAATTATTTCTATTTTAGGTTGAATTTTAATGATTTTTGTGGTAGCTACACCAATTATTACATCTATTTTAATTTCATTTACTAACTATGGTTATCAACATTCAGCGCCAGCACAAACTGTTGATTGAGTGGGATTGAAAAATTGGGGCTATTGATGAACTTTTAGAAAAGCCGGATTATTTCAATCTTTAGGTCGCGTGTTTTACTGAACTGCAATTTGAACCGTTTTTTCTACTTTTTTACCAATTTCTTTAGGTATTATTATCGCAATCTTAACCAACAATCAACGTATTAAGTTTAAAAAATTTTTCCGTTTAATTTACATTCTACCTTGAGCGATTCCGGCTTTTGTTACTTTGTCATTTCTTAGATCTTCATTCGCTCCAGGAGAAGTAGGATATATCAATAAGATTTTATTAGAATTAAAACTAATCAATAATCCAATTAATTGACTAAATCAAATTAGTAGTGCAAGAATACTAGTTATTGTCGTGCAAACTTGAATTGGTTATGCATTTATTTTTATGTTAGTGACCGGTAATTTACAATCGATACCAAAAGATATTTATGAAGCAGGTTCGGTGGATGGAGCAAAGGGTAGACAACTATTTTGATATCTTACCTTACCATCACTACTTATTTCAATTGCTCCGATGTTAATCGGACAATTTGTTGGTGCATTTAATAACTTTACTACTATTTCAATTTTCACAGGCGGTGGACCAAACTTTGAAAATTCATCAGCCTTTGGTGAGGCTTCAACAGATATTATCATTTCTTGAGTATATAAAATTACATCAAATGCAATTCAGGTTGAAGGAAATCAGGCTTTTGCGGCAGCTTTAACAACTTTTGCAGCTTTAATTTCAATTGCGATTGGTGCACGTGGATTTATTAAAACAATGTCAAGGAGAGATTAA
- a CDS encoding HinT-interacting membrane complex lipoprotein P60 has translation MQIKKWIKFLMLSSSVMTPLVVAVSCGRNVDTTEKIAQDEKFADKKVKDVAESIWLEGTVKKLYAITPTQDLLANVNFENDAFQAYSTYADFKNQTDSSYMWKETTKLLQSGLLNQADRQALQSLSLYKSKPNKDQFKILFKIDASGVKLNVLKMLLVDKYLTLSNQEEIKKVDDKAYETNKNNYDTNNFFLIDYLVNKKIVQLWQYSNPGVDIFTIETSQIQNIADYNKIATESYTDSDTVSNDLLFFNNPYEGKLNDYVGIKDANSFNLNNNLQNLKTIVNASELSGFYDPINRKLVKVLDNEELAQPIAISGDLNKIQISYLNRILPLAKDIMIDNPKKGETNQPDKIKQTILSMDETPFKNSLIKLIVLLIQNDESLYNKALNAFVALGNKLTVDNDIIKKAVEGEKFIG, from the coding sequence ATGCAGATTAAAAAATGAATTAAATTTTTAATGCTTTCTTCTTCTGTAATGACTCCTTTAGTAGTTGCAGTTTCTTGTGGTCGTAATGTTGATACTACCGAGAAAATAGCGCAAGATGAAAAATTTGCTGATAAAAAAGTAAAAGATGTAGCAGAAAGTATTTGACTTGAAGGTACAGTTAAAAAATTATATGCTATTACACCAACACAAGACCTTTTAGCAAATGTAAATTTTGAAAATGATGCTTTTCAAGCGTATTCAACTTACGCAGATTTTAAAAATCAAACAGATAGTTCATACATGTGAAAAGAAACTACTAAATTATTGCAAAGTGGTTTATTAAATCAAGCGGATAGACAAGCGTTACAATCGCTGAGTTTATATAAATCAAAACCAAACAAAGATCAATTTAAGATCTTATTTAAAATTGATGCATCAGGTGTCAAATTAAATGTTTTAAAAATGTTATTAGTAGATAAATATTTAACTCTTTCAAATCAGGAAGAAATTAAAAAAGTTGATGATAAAGCGTATGAAACAAACAAAAATAATTACGATACAAATAATTTCTTTTTAATTGATTATCTAGTAAATAAAAAAATAGTGCAATTGTGACAATATAGTAATCCTGGAGTAGATATTTTTACTATTGAAACCAGTCAAATTCAAAATATTGCTGACTACAATAAAATTGCGACTGAATCATATACTGATTCAGATACTGTTTCAAATGATTTATTATTCTTTAATAACCCATATGAAGGCAAGTTAAATGATTATGTAGGAATTAAAGATGCTAATAGTTTTAATTTAAATAATAATCTTCAGAATTTAAAAACTATTGTGAATGCTTCCGAACTTAGTGGTTTTTATGATCCGATTAATAGAAAATTAGTAAAAGTTTTAGATAATGAAGAATTGGCACAACCAATAGCAATTAGTGGTGATTTAAATAAAATTCAGATTTCTTATCTAAACCGAATTTTACCTTTAGCTAAAGATATCATGATAGATAATCCTAAAAAAGGAGAAACCAATCAACCAGATAAAATTAAGCAAACAATTCTATCTATGGATGAAACACCTTTTAAAAACAGTTTAATTAAATTAATTGTTCTATTAATACAAAATGACGAAAGTTTGTATAATAAAGCTTTAAATGCATTTGTAGCATTAGGTAATAAATTAACCGTGGACAATGACATCATTAAGAAAGCGGTAGAAGGAGAAAAATTCATTGGATAG
- the hinT gene encoding histidine triad protein HinT: MDSLFSKIINRQLPANILYEDERVIAIYDIKPVQPGHFLVIPKNPAENILLNDESDFLYAMSVARKLAQSEIQKYNKQGFKLLVNTGATAGQVVMHTHIHIIPY, from the coding sequence TTGGATAGTCTTTTTAGCAAAATAATTAATCGTCAATTACCGGCTAATATTTTATATGAAGATGAACGTGTAATTGCAATTTATGATATTAAACCAGTACAACCTGGACACTTTTTAGTAATTCCTAAAAATCCTGCTGAAAACATTTTATTAAATGATGAATCAGATTTTTTATATGCAATGTCTGTAGCGAGAAAATTAGCGCAATCTGAGATTCAAAAATATAATAAGCAAGGATTTAAATTACTTGTAAACACTGGCGCTACAGCTGGACAAGTTGTTATGCATACACATATTCATATTATTCCATATTAA